One region of Anoplopoma fimbria isolate UVic2021 breed Golden Eagle Sablefish chromosome 10, Afim_UVic_2022, whole genome shotgun sequence genomic DNA includes:
- the LOC129097597 gene encoding uncharacterized protein LOC129097597: MEEEIKMAETEQGDVASNEEESTVEMSNNSPVKRGRGRPQGSKKLKVSVTNIKLTEQVSSISNGGSKQARRGRGRPKLMKHTVQEGSGDGSADNSVQTQESNKQASNEDSPTADHAPKKRGRPRKSLNESTSKNADAKDLTNGGSDTPKAKRGRPKGSMKRKSESLTRGQNEGSSVTRRKQRGSLNKKPRIETKVSSAGGQDSEKPHRGRGRPKKMVVQESGDGSQPAKRLRGRPKGSLNRKPPAYKVQSKLVQPKRGPPKRGRRGRPRKEPAKRGRPRKYPLPSPEELKKPRVWKPLGRPRKYPRVDPPEGSQPAPRRSRGRPCKSESKKGAHLRKSLPASSSSPHNPNVGAPRKRGRPPSAPKSDAVPTRKRGRPKGSVNRNKARKETQLETAVPNNSKEESDSSPVVVEYEAEQVEDEVEHNTETPVEQNEETPVEQNEETPIVQNEETALEHVENTEESFTDQDAGFDVSNQA, encoded by the coding sequence atggaggaagaaatAAAGATGGCTGAGACGGAACAAGGAGATGTGGCGAGCAATGAGGAAGAGTCCACTGTAGAAATGTCCAATAACAGTCCAGTTAAAAGAGGAAGGGGTAGGCCACAAGGTTCAAAGAAGTTGAAAGTTTCCGTTACAAATATTAAACTAACAGAGCAGGTTTCAAGCATTTCCAACGGTGGGTCCAAACAGGCCCGGCGGGGAAGAGGGCGTCCAAAACTCATGAAACACACAGTTCAGGAAGGATCAGGAGACGGCAGTGCTGATAATTCTGTGCAAACTCAAGAGTCCAACAAACAGGCCAGTAATGAAGACAGCCCTACGGCAGACCATGCTCCTAAGAAAAGAGGCCGGCCAAGAAAATCTCTTAATGAAAGCACCTCTAAGAATGCTGATGCTAAAGACTTAACAAACGGTGGCTCTGATACACCAAAAGCAAAAAGGGGTCGTCCAAAAGGATCCATGAAGCGCAAGTCAGAAAGTTTAACGAGGGGACAGAATGAAGGCAGCTCTGTAACGCGTCGGAAACAAAGAGGCTCACTCAATAAGAAACCCAGGATAGAGACAAAGGTGAGCAGTGCGGGGGGGCAGGACTCGGAGAAGCCTCATAGAGGGAGGGGAAGGCCAAAAAAAATGGTTGTACAGGAGAGCGGGGATGGCTCCCAGCCAGCTAAGAGGCTAAGGGGTCGCCCTAAAGGCTCTTTAAACAGGAAACCTCCAGCATATAAGGTGCAGAGTAAGTTGGTCCAGCCGAAGAGAGGCCCGCCCAAACGAGGGAGGCGCGGTCGACCAAGAAAAGAACCAGCCAAAAGGGGAAGGCCAAGGAAGTACCCTCTGCCATCACCTGAGGAGCTGAAAAAGCCAAGAGTATGGAAGCCTCTGGGGAGGCCGAGGAAATACCCCCGTGTTGATCCTCCAGAGGGGTCTCAACCAGCCCCTCGCAGAAGCCGTGGTCGGCCTTGCAAGTCAGAGTCCAAGAAAGGCGCTCACTTGCGCAAGAGTTTGCCTGCTTCTTCCTCCTCGCCACACAACCCCAACGTTGGAGCCCCAAGAAAACGGGGCCGTCCCCCAAGTGCTCCAAAAAGTGATGCTGTCCCAACGCGGAAAAGGGGCCGTCCTAAAGGTTCAGTCAACAGAAATAAAGCCAGAAAGGAAACGCAGCTCGAAACCGCAGTCCCCAATAATTCAAAAGAAGAGAGTGATTCATCTCCTGTTGTGGTGGAATATGAAGCAGAGCAGGTAGAAGACGAGGTGGAGCACAACACAGAGACGCCGGTCGAGCAAAACGAAGAGACGCCGGTCGAGCAAAACGAAGAGACGCCAATCGTGCAAAACGAAGAAACGGCCCTCGAGCACGTGGAGAATACAGAAGAATCTTTCACTGATCAGGATGCAGGCTTTGACGTTAGTAACCAGGCTTGA
- the LOC129097598 gene encoding uncharacterized protein LOC129097598 — MKRKSESLTRGQNEGSSVTRRKQRGSLNKKPRIETKVSSAGGQDSAKPRRGRGRPKKMVVQESGDGSQPAKRLRGRPKGSLNKKPPAYKVQSKLVQPKRGPPKRGRRGRPRKEPAKRGRPRKYPLPSPEELKKPRVWKPLGRPRKYPRVDPPEGSQPAPRRSRGRPCKSESKKGAHLRKSLPASSSSPHNPNVGAPRKRGRPPSAPKSDAVPTRKRGRPKGSVNRNKARKETQLETAVSNNSKEESDSSPVVVEYEAEQVEDEVEHNTETPVEQNEEMPIVQDEEMPIMQDEETPIVQNEEMAIVQNEEMSLELVEITEESFTDQDAGFDVSNQA, encoded by the coding sequence ATGAAGCGCAAGTCAGAAAGTTTAACGAGGGGACAGAATGAAGGCAGCTCTGTAACGCGTCGGAAACAAAGAGGCTCACTCAATAAGAAACCCAGGATAGAGACAAAGGTGAGCAGTGCGGGGGGGCAGGACTCAGCGAAGCCTCGTAGAGGGAGGGGAAGGCCAAAAAAAATGGTTGTACAGGAGAGCGGGGATGGCTCCCAGCCAGCTAAGAGGCTAAGGGGTCGCCCTAAAGGCTCTTTAAACAAGAAACCTCCAGCATATAAGGTGCAGAGTAAGTTGGTCCAGCCGAAGAGAGGCCCGCCCAAACGAGGGAGGCGCGGTCGACCAAGAAAAGAACCAGCCAAAAGGGGAAGGCCAAGGAAGTACCCTCTGCCATCACCTGAGGAGCTGAAAAAGCCAAGAGTATGGAAGCCTCTGGGGAGGCCGAGGAAATACCCCCGTGTTGATCCTCCAGAGGGGTCTCAACCAGCCCCTCGCAGAAGCCGTGGTCGGCCTTGCAAGTCAGAGTCCAAGAAAGGCGCTCACTTGCGCAAGAGTTTGCCTGCTTCTTCCTCCTCGCCACACAACCCCAACGTTGGAGCCCCAAGAAAACGGGGCCGTCCCCCAAGTGCTCCAAAAAGTGATGCTGTCCCAACGCGGAAAAGGGGCCGTCCTAAAGGTTCAGTCAACAGAAATAAAGCCAGAAAGGAAACGCAGCTCGAAACCGCAGTCTCCAATAATTCAAAAGAAGAGAGTGATTCATCTCCTGTTGTGGTGGAATATGAAGCAGAGCAGGTAGAAGACGAGGTGGAGCACAACACAGAGACGCCGGTCGAGCAAAACGAAGAGATGCCAATAGTGCAAGACGAAGAGATGCCAATAATGCAAGACGAAGAGACGCCAATCGTGCAAAACGAAGAGATGGCAATAGTGCAAAACGAAGAAATGTCTCTCGAACTCGTGGAGATTACAGAAGAATCTTTCACTGATCAGGATGCAGGCTTTGACGTTAGTAACCAGGCTTGA